From a region of the Odoribacter splanchnicus DSM 20712 genome:
- the xerD gene encoding site-specific tyrosine recombinase XerD, with translation MTWEDAIESYKTYLILEKSLSSNSVEAYLNDIKKLAKYCADKHHVTTPDAISYDHLKDYLMFINEVGVTNRTQARCISSIRSFYKFLVFDGQLENNPTKLLEAPKIGRKLPNILTTEEIDAMLNSVEMYKPEAQRNKAIIEMLYSCGLRVSELISIKLSNINFRQGIVKIEGKGNKERMIPLSKNAKQEIKQYMKVYRDYLEIEKGYEDVLFLNKRGTALSRVMVFNIIKHLATRAGIKKNVSPHTFRHSFASHLVSGGADLRAVQDMLGHESILTTEIYTHLDDHYLKDTINKFHPRSKGNEEETK, from the coding sequence ATGACTTGGGAAGATGCTATTGAAAGTTACAAAACTTATCTGATTTTAGAAAAATCACTTTCATCGAATTCAGTAGAAGCTTACTTAAACGACATTAAGAAGCTGGCAAAGTATTGCGCTGACAAACATCACGTTACAACGCCTGATGCGATATCCTACGACCATCTGAAAGATTATTTGATGTTTATAAACGAAGTTGGAGTTACCAATCGTACACAAGCGAGATGTATTTCCAGTATTCGTTCATTTTATAAATTTTTAGTATTCGACGGACAGTTGGAAAACAATCCGACCAAATTACTCGAAGCTCCGAAAATCGGACGGAAATTACCGAACATCCTGACAACCGAAGAAATCGACGCCATGTTGAATTCTGTAGAGATGTACAAACCGGAAGCCCAGCGTAATAAAGCCATTATCGAAATGCTTTATTCCTGCGGATTACGCGTTTCAGAGCTGATCAGTATAAAATTATCCAACATCAATTTCCGTCAGGGAATTGTGAAAATCGAAGGGAAAGGGAACAAAGAACGGATGATTCCACTGAGCAAAAATGCAAAACAGGAAATCAAACAATATATGAAAGTATACCGCGATTACCTGGAAATTGAAAAAGGATACGAAGATGTTTTATTCCTGAACAAACGGGGAACTGCTCTTTCGAGAGTAATGGTGTTCAATATTATCAAACACCTGGCTACCCGTGCCGGAATCAAGAAAAATGTGTCTCCTCATACTTTCCGTCATTCTTTTGCTTCTCATTTGGTGAGTGGAGGAGCAGACCTGAGAGCGGTACAAGATATGTTGGGACATGAATCCATCCTGACAACAGAAATTTATACCCATCTCGACGATCATTATCTGAAAGATACAATTAATAAATTTCACCCGCGTTCCAAAGGGAATGAGGAAGAAACGAAATAA
- the miaA gene encoding tRNA (adenosine(37)-N6)-dimethylallyltransferase MiaA, whose translation MFDLLCIVGPTASGKTNLAVRLAAAFGGEIISADSRQVYRGMDIGTGKDLDEYVWEGKKIPYHLIDIVEAGYKYNVFEYQSDFVKVWEDCRQRGVLPVLCGGSGLYVEAVLKGYKLLAVPVDEDLRASLAGLSLPELAARLATYKKLHNTTEIDTPKRAIRAIEIEEYYKTHPYEEKDFPQIHPLVVGVGVSREVRRERITQRLHARLQQGMVEEVERILQSGVKPEDLIYYGLEYKYLTLYLTGQLGYEEMVQQLNVAIHQFAKRQMTWFRKMERDGFDIHWLEFGMPMEEKVEVVKRWWLTPDN comes from the coding sequence ATGTTTGATTTGTTGTGTATCGTCGGACCGACTGCGAGTGGAAAGACGAATTTGGCTGTTCGTTTGGCTGCTGCATTCGGCGGAGAGATCATCAGTGCCGATTCCCGGCAAGTATATCGGGGGATGGATATCGGGACCGGTAAGGATCTGGATGAGTATGTATGGGAGGGGAAAAAAATTCCTTACCATTTGATCGATATTGTGGAGGCTGGGTATAAATATAATGTCTTTGAATATCAGTCGGACTTTGTGAAGGTTTGGGAAGATTGCAGGCAGCGGGGTGTTTTGCCTGTGTTATGCGGTGGAAGTGGCTTGTATGTGGAGGCTGTGTTGAAAGGGTATAAGTTACTGGCTGTACCGGTCGACGAGGATTTGCGGGCTTCATTGGCCGGACTGTCTTTGCCGGAATTGGCCGCTCGTTTGGCGACATATAAGAAATTACATAATACGACAGAGATAGATACACCTAAACGGGCCATCCGGGCGATAGAAATTGAAGAATATTATAAGACACATCCTTATGAGGAGAAAGACTTTCCTCAGATCCATCCTTTGGTTGTCGGGGTAGGTGTGAGCCGGGAGGTGAGGCGTGAGCGTATCACGCAGCGATTACATGCCCGTTTGCAGCAGGGCATGGTGGAGGAGGTGGAACGGATTTTGCAAAGTGGTGTGAAGCCCGAAGATTTGATTTATTACGGTTTGGAATATAAATACCTGACGCTGTACCTGACCGGACAGTTGGGCTATGAGGAAATGGTGCAACAATTGAACGTGGCCATTCATCAGTTTGCTAAACGGCAAATGACCTGGTTCCGGAAAATGGAACGCGATGGATTCGATATCCATTGGTTGGAATTCGGGATGCCTATGGAAGAAAAAGTAGAGGTCGTAAAAAGGTGGTGGCTCACTCCTGATAACTGA
- a CDS encoding PepSY-like domain-containing protein — protein sequence MNLYALFFGLALFGFCSCDNDDSVTPDPQARQAFESKYPNATQVEWEKKNNYLIAEFIDNQLDGKAWFDATGQWYMTETELTHTSQLPEDVQKALANSEYAQWYIDDIDRLERNETETIYVIEVKKDKQEYDLYYSADGILVKVQADLTDDDYENYLPDASELPASLQQFINDKYPTCRIIETETEHNRTEVDIIHENRSKEVIFDASGNWLNTHYDVRQNEVETAVMNALKTSAYADYIIDDIERYETPDQTYYLFELEKGAKEIEIKIDLSGKLL from the coding sequence ATGAACTTATACGCATTATTTTTCGGATTAGCCCTATTCGGCTTTTGCAGTTGCGACAACGACGATTCGGTAACCCCTGATCCTCAAGCCCGCCAAGCTTTTGAAAGTAAATATCCCAACGCCACACAAGTGGAATGGGAAAAGAAAAACAATTACCTGATAGCAGAATTCATCGACAATCAACTCGACGGGAAAGCCTGGTTCGATGCTACAGGCCAATGGTATATGACCGAAACCGAGTTGACCCACACCAGCCAACTGCCTGAGGACGTACAAAAAGCTTTGGCAAACAGTGAATATGCACAATGGTATATCGACGATATCGATCGTTTGGAGCGTAACGAAACCGAAACGATTTATGTCATCGAAGTGAAAAAAGACAAACAAGAATACGATCTCTATTATTCAGCCGACGGAATTTTGGTCAAAGTTCAGGCCGACCTAACCGATGACGATTACGAAAACTATCTTCCCGACGCCTCGGAATTACCGGCTTCGCTCCAGCAATTCATCAATGACAAATATCCGACTTGCCGTATCATCGAAACTGAAACCGAACATAACCGTACAGAGGTAGATATCATACACGAAAACCGCAGCAAAGAAGTGATATTCGATGCCTCCGGCAATTGGCTGAATACCCATTACGATGTCCGCCAAAACGAAGTTGAAACCGCCGTAATGAATGCCTTGAAAACTTCGGCTTATGCCGATTATATCATCGACGATATTGAACGTTACGAAACGCCGGATCAAACCTATTACCTGTTCGAACTCGAAAAAGGAGCCAAAGAAATCGAAATAAAAATAGATCTGTCAGGGAAACTGCTTTAA
- a CDS encoding GNAT family N-acetyltransferase: MMQDENILIRALEPEDLEYLYKWENDMDLWDVSDTLTPFSHFTLKKYIENAHVDIYTSKQLRLMITRVDTQEPIGLIDLYDFDPYHQRAGLGIMIHNMENRKQGYASSAIKLMLDYCFETLGLNQVYSSVPSCNVASLKLFEATGFTQTGYRKQWLKRGNEWEDVIYFQQLASTWNNN; the protein is encoded by the coding sequence ATGATGCAAGATGAAAACATTCTGATCCGGGCACTCGAACCCGAAGATTTGGAGTACCTCTACAAGTGGGAAAACGATATGGACCTTTGGGATGTCAGTGACACCCTGACCCCATTCTCTCATTTCACACTGAAAAAATACATTGAAAATGCCCATGTAGACATTTATACCAGCAAGCAATTGCGGCTGATGATTACACGTGTCGATACCCAAGAGCCCATCGGACTGATCGACCTGTACGATTTCGACCCTTATCACCAGCGGGCCGGCCTGGGAATCATGATTCACAATATGGAAAACCGCAAACAAGGCTATGCCAGCTCGGCGATTAAGCTCATGCTGGATTATTGTTTCGAAACCCTGGGCTTGAATCAGGTATACAGTAGTGTGCCCAGTTGTAACGTGGCCAGTCTGAAACTCTTCGAAGCCACGGGCTTTACCCAAACCGGTTACCGGAAACAATGGTTAAAAAGGGGTAATGAATGGGAAGATGTCATTTACTTCCAGCAACTTGCCTCTACCTGGAATAACAACTAA
- a CDS encoding sensor histidine kinase: MKLIYRILIHLSLALPIILAAWGILFYMAIIDEVNDEVDDSLEDYSEVLITRALAGEQLPSQSDGSNNSYYLITVTADYAEKQKRIRYSDEMVHIEAKGETEPARVLRTIFKDKDRQYYELTVSTPTIEKQDLQEAILNWMLLLYFSLLLLILLVNTWVYYRSMRPLYVLLKWMDQYTIGKSQSPPDLQTNITEFRKLNEAAIQTHRRNQAIYEQQKQFIGNASHELQTPLAICQNRLEMMAESESLTEDQLTEIAKIQQTLTYIIRLNKSLLFLSKIENGQFQESQEICLNDLISSQLEDYQDIYDYKNIQVEVHQSATLTVNMNETLATALITNLLKNAFIHNKSQGKIDIEIQSDHLTICNTGHPEALDASRIFHRFYQGKHTGEGSSGLGLSIAESICKLYQLHIRYYYTGKHCFQIDFLNKSK, from the coding sequence ATGAAATTAATCTACCGCATCCTGATTCATCTGTCCCTGGCCCTACCGATCATTTTAGCGGCTTGGGGCATACTATTTTATATGGCTATTATAGATGAAGTCAACGATGAAGTAGACGATTCTCTGGAAGATTATTCAGAGGTACTGATCACCCGGGCCTTGGCAGGAGAACAATTACCTTCCCAATCTGACGGTAGTAATAATAGTTATTATCTGATTACAGTAACTGCAGATTATGCCGAGAAACAGAAACGGATCCGGTATTCCGACGAAATGGTCCACATCGAAGCCAAGGGAGAAACCGAGCCGGCACGGGTCCTAAGAACCATTTTCAAAGACAAAGACCGACAATATTACGAACTCACGGTCAGTACTCCGACGATCGAAAAGCAAGACTTACAGGAAGCTATTCTGAATTGGATGCTTCTCCTCTATTTTTCGCTTCTCCTGCTTATTCTTTTGGTGAATACCTGGGTTTACTACCGGAGTATGCGTCCCCTTTATGTGCTACTCAAATGGATGGACCAATATACGATCGGTAAAAGCCAGAGTCCTCCGGATTTGCAAACCAACATCACAGAGTTCCGGAAATTAAATGAAGCAGCCATTCAAACTCACCGACGTAACCAGGCGATCTATGAACAACAAAAACAATTCATCGGTAATGCTTCGCATGAATTGCAGACTCCTCTGGCAATCTGCCAAAACCGTCTGGAAATGATGGCAGAAAGCGAGTCACTTACAGAAGACCAACTGACCGAAATAGCCAAGATCCAACAGACCCTTACCTATATTATCCGACTGAATAAGTCTTTGCTTTTCCTCTCCAAAATAGAAAACGGCCAATTCCAGGAGAGTCAGGAAATTTGTCTGAACGATCTGATCAGCTCACAGCTCGAAGATTACCAGGATATCTACGACTATAAAAACATCCAAGTCGAAGTGCATCAATCAGCCACTTTAACGGTGAATATGAACGAAACACTGGCAACCGCCCTAATCACAAACCTGCTCAAAAATGCTTTTATCCACAATAAATCACAAGGAAAAATCGACATCGAAATTCAGTCCGATCACCTTACCATTTGCAATACCGGTCACCCGGAAGCACTGGATGCCTCCCGTATATTCCATCGTTTCTATCAAGGCAAACATACCGGTGAAGGCTCCAGCGGCCTGGGCCTGTCTATTGCCGAATCGATCTGCAAATTATATCAGCTTCACATCCGATATTATTATACAGGAAAGCATTGTTTCCAGATCGATTTTCTCAATAAGTCGAAATAA
- a CDS encoding PepSY-like domain-containing protein — protein sequence MKQIILLFACLFALQGLAKADDDRAITVDQLPQKAQEFIQKYFPKNEISLAKMEKDFWEKKYEVVFVNGEKAEFLKDGSWEKVDCKYSTVPTGIVPQAIKDYVSKHYPEAKILKIERDSKTYEVKLNNQLELEFNKAFQLIDIDN from the coding sequence ATGAAACAAATCATTTTATTATTTGCCTGCCTGTTCGCTTTGCAGGGCTTAGCGAAAGCCGACGACGATAGAGCAATTACAGTCGATCAACTACCTCAAAAAGCTCAGGAATTTATCCAAAAGTATTTCCCTAAGAATGAAATTTCCCTGGCCAAAATGGAAAAAGACTTTTGGGAAAAGAAATATGAAGTTGTATTTGTCAACGGAGAAAAAGCTGAATTTCTGAAAGACGGCTCATGGGAAAAAGTCGACTGTAAATATTCTACAGTACCGACAGGAATCGTACCTCAAGCCATTAAAGACTACGTAAGCAAACACTACCCGGAAGCTAAAATTTTGAAAATTGAACGGGACAGTAAAACTTATGAAGTAAAATTGAACAATCAGCTTGAACTCGAATTCAACAAAGCATTTCAACTCATCGATATCGATAATTAA
- a CDS encoding Cof-type HAD-IIB family hydrolase, whose protein sequence is MIKAVFFDIDGTLVSFHTHRVSEATRQAIRQLRTQGIKVFIATGRHLQVINNLGDLEFDGYVTLNGSCCYIGRDRVIYRRMIPEIALEHLIKYQEEKETFPCIFVREKDMFINYNNQHTREVFRMLDFPEPVVKDIHEATREGVFQLIAFFSEQQEDRIMQALPECEATRWNPLFTDVVPVGGNKSIGMEKILAYFGISREETMAFGDGGNDIPMLEYAGIGVAMGNASEEVQRHADFVTSGVDDEGIVHALKHFHIGGL, encoded by the coding sequence ATGATAAAAGCAGTTTTTTTTGATATAGACGGAACATTGGTGAGTTTTCACACTCACCGGGTTTCCGAAGCTACCCGGCAAGCTATCCGGCAGTTAAGGACTCAGGGAATAAAAGTATTTATAGCTACCGGGCGGCATTTACAAGTAATTAATAATCTGGGTGATCTGGAGTTCGACGGGTATGTGACCCTGAATGGCAGTTGTTGTTATATCGGACGGGATCGGGTCATTTACCGGAGGATGATTCCGGAGATCGCCTTGGAACATCTGATAAAGTATCAGGAAGAGAAGGAGACCTTCCCCTGTATTTTTGTCCGGGAGAAGGATATGTTTATCAACTATAATAATCAGCATACCCGGGAGGTATTCCGGATGCTGGATTTTCCGGAACCGGTAGTGAAAGATATTCATGAGGCTACCCGGGAAGGGGTTTTTCAGTTGATTGCGTTTTTCTCAGAGCAACAGGAAGACCGGATTATGCAGGCCTTACCGGAATGTGAGGCTACCCGCTGGAATCCGTTGTTTACCGATGTCGTGCCGGTTGGGGGAAACAAGAGTATCGGAATGGAAAAAATATTGGCTTATTTCGGAATTTCCCGCGAAGAGACGATGGCTTTCGGGGATGGAGGAAATGACATTCCTATGTTGGAATATGCCGGAATAGGGGTGGCTATGGGAAATGCTTCCGAAGAAGTGCAGCGGCACGCCGATTTCGTTACATCCGGTGTCGACGACGAAGGTATTGTACATGCCTTGAAACATTTTCATATCGGCGGACTTTAA
- the pyk gene encoding pyruvate kinase encodes MKRTKIVATISDKRCEIGFLRELYEAGMNVVRLNTAHQTLDEAMKVVRNVRAVSDQIALLIDTKGPEVRTCDIVVPVRVGKGEIIFMTGDRTLVAEKLIHVSYEHFVRDVQIGDKILVDDGDVELIVRDKKENCLELEASNPGEIKDKKSINVPGVNMHLESLSDKDRKFIQFAMDNKLDFIAHSFVRNKQDVMEIQQILDEQHSNIKIIAKIENQEGVNHIDEILDHVYGVMVARGDLAIEIDAEKIPLIQRYIVNKCIESKKPVIIATQMLHTMIDHPRPTRAEVSDIANAVFSGTDAIMLSGETAYGDYPLEAVKVMSRVAEANESILPPDANRNLVRINNEITAALARVAVRMTTMLPIKAIVVDTNSGRTARYLSAFRGGLPVYARCYDEHVMRELALSFGVRPYFSVKPHSRDEFMRDIPQVLLQNGYQPEDQILVIGGSFGHVRGASFLEVCKISDIK; translated from the coding sequence ATGAAAAGAACAAAGATTGTCGCAACCATTTCGGATAAAAGATGCGAAATAGGCTTTTTAAGAGAGTTGTATGAAGCCGGGATGAATGTGGTTCGGTTGAATACTGCTCACCAGACGCTCGACGAAGCGATGAAAGTGGTACGGAATGTACGTGCTGTCTCAGATCAGATCGCCTTGTTGATCGATACCAAAGGCCCCGAAGTCAGAACTTGTGATATTGTCGTGCCTGTCCGTGTCGGGAAGGGGGAAATTATTTTTATGACGGGTGACCGGACTTTGGTGGCTGAAAAGTTGATCCATGTGTCTTATGAACATTTTGTCCGTGATGTTCAGATCGGCGATAAAATTCTGGTAGATGACGGGGATGTCGAGCTGATCGTACGGGATAAAAAAGAAAACTGTCTCGAATTGGAAGCTTCGAATCCGGGAGAGATAAAAGATAAGAAGAGTATCAATGTGCCGGGAGTGAACATGCATCTCGAGTCGTTAAGTGATAAAGACCGGAAATTTATTCAGTTCGCTATGGATAATAAATTGGATTTCATCGCCCATTCTTTTGTCAGAAATAAGCAGGATGTGATGGAAATCCAGCAAATTTTGGATGAACAGCATAGCAACATCAAAATTATTGCAAAAATAGAAAATCAGGAAGGGGTGAATCATATCGATGAGATTCTCGATCATGTATATGGCGTGATGGTGGCCAGAGGGGATTTAGCTATCGAGATCGATGCTGAAAAGATACCCCTGATTCAGCGCTATATCGTCAATAAATGTATCGAGAGTAAAAAGCCGGTGATCATCGCAACCCAGATGTTGCACACGATGATCGACCATCCGCGTCCGACCCGGGCCGAGGTGAGCGATATTGCCAATGCTGTTTTCAGTGGAACGGATGCCATTATGCTGAGTGGGGAGACGGCTTATGGAGATTATCCTTTGGAAGCCGTTAAAGTGATGAGCCGTGTTGCTGAGGCCAATGAGTCGATTTTACCGCCCGATGCCAACCGGAATTTAGTTCGTATTAATAATGAGATTACAGCAGCTTTGGCCAGAGTGGCTGTCCGGATGACTACCATGTTGCCCATCAAGGCGATTGTGGTAGATACGAATTCCGGACGTACAGCCCGTTATCTGTCGGCTTTTCGGGGCGGTTTGCCTGTATATGCCCGTTGTTACGACGAACATGTGATGCGCGAATTAGCTCTTTCTTTCGGGGTGAGACCTTATTTTTCCGTAAAACCCCATTCAAGGGATGAGTTTATGCGGGACATTCCACAGGTATTATTGCAGAACGGTTACCAGCCTGAAGATCAGATCCTGGTGATCGGAGGAAGTTTCGGACATGTCCGCGGGGCATCTTTCCTTGAAGTTTGTAAAATCAGTGATATAAAATAA
- a CDS encoding STAS domain-containing protein, protein MITKLTEQKGCIIAEFIDLKRFTLAVTEEVKSELKPILSQEGNKMIFDFKNIEFIDSSGIGCIISLVKTAKSNHSEIKLCNISSEVMDVLELLHLPMILDIEPDLASALTSF, encoded by the coding sequence ATGATTACAAAATTAACTGAGCAGAAAGGATGCATCATTGCAGAATTTATCGATTTAAAGAGATTTACATTAGCAGTGACAGAAGAAGTTAAATCAGAATTAAAACCTATACTTTCGCAAGAAGGTAATAAAATGATTTTCGATTTTAAAAACATTGAATTTATAGACAGCAGTGGTATCGGCTGTATTATCTCATTAGTAAAAACAGCCAAAAGCAATCATTCTGAAATCAAATTGTGCAATATATCGTCAGAAGTCATGGACGTTCTGGAATTATTACACTTACCCATGATTCTCGATATCGAACCCGACTTGGCCAGTGCACTGACCAGTTTCTAA
- the aroQ gene encoding type II 3-dehydroquinate dehydratase, with protein MQILLLNGPNLNLLGVREPEVYGKETFTDYFRQLKNKYPLVDISCFQSNVEGELIDKIHEVGFSYDGIILNAGAYTHTSIALADAIAAVKAPVVEVHISNTARREAFRHVSYLTAVCRGVIMGFGLKSYELALLALINEK; from the coding sequence ATGCAGATATTATTACTTAATGGCCCCAATTTGAATTTACTGGGAGTGCGGGAACCGGAGGTGTATGGAAAAGAAACATTTACAGATTATTTTCGTCAGTTAAAAAATAAATATCCGTTGGTGGATATTTCCTGTTTTCAATCCAATGTAGAGGGGGAACTGATCGATAAGATCCACGAGGTAGGTTTCAGTTACGACGGGATTATTTTGAATGCAGGTGCCTATACCCATACTTCGATCGCTTTAGCCGATGCGATTGCTGCGGTTAAAGCTCCGGTGGTCGAGGTACATATTTCCAATACAGCCCGGCGGGAGGCTTTCCGGCATGTTTCTTATCTGACAGCTGTTTGCCGGGGCGTGATCATGGGGTTCGGACTGAAATCTTATGAATTAGCCTTATTGGCTTTGATTAATGAAAAATAA
- a CDS encoding DUF4890 domain-containing protein encodes MKKLVFLATTLLMFLAITVNAQQRGPRERMTPEQQATRTVERLTTELKLTDKQQADLKKWYTESFKKREEAMQKNRDNREAMRDQMKKDREAADAELKKVLTEEQYKTYKANEEKRMKEWQQRGRQGGGHPQR; translated from the coding sequence ATGAAAAAGTTAGTATTCTTAGCCACCACATTATTGATGTTCCTGGCCATAACAGTAAATGCCCAACAAAGGGGCCCGCGTGAACGAATGACTCCGGAACAGCAAGCGACCCGGACGGTCGAACGCCTGACCACCGAATTAAAGTTGACAGACAAACAACAGGCAGACCTGAAAAAATGGTATACCGAATCGTTCAAAAAGCGTGAAGAAGCCATGCAGAAAAACCGGGATAACCGTGAAGCCATGCGTGATCAAATGAAAAAAGACCGTGAAGCTGCAGACGCCGAACTAAAAAAAGTATTGACCGAAGAGCAATATAAAACCTACAAAGCCAACGAAGAAAAACGCATGAAAGAGTGGCAACAAAGAGGTCGTCAAGGTGGCGGACACCCTCAACGATAA
- the gcvT gene encoding glycine cleavage system aminomethyltransferase GcvT, with the protein MKTTPFTHFHEALGARMAPFAGYNMPIEYPTGIKEEHLNVRNKLGVFDVSHMGEFWIKGPKAFELVQKLTTNDVAALIDGKVQYSCFPNDKGGIVDDLLVYRFSAEKYLLVVNAANIEKDWNWVVKYGAELGMKPGVELENASDNICQLAIQGPLALKAMQKLTSENVVDMEYYTFKEIPFAGIDKVIFSTTGYTGSGGCEVYAYNKDAEKLWNAVFEAGAEFGIQPIGLGARDTLRLEAGFCLYGHEIDDDHSPIEAGLGWITKFVPGNDFIMREYHEKLKADKPTRYMKPFEIIDRGIARQGYPIEDAEGNEIGVVCSGTVSPLTGKSIGTGYVKSGFHKLDSEIFIRVRNKALKAKIVKTPFF; encoded by the coding sequence ATGAAAACAACACCTTTTACCCATTTTCATGAAGCTTTGGGAGCACGTATGGCTCCGTTTGCAGGATATAATATGCCCATCGAATATCCGACAGGAATTAAAGAAGAGCATCTGAATGTCCGTAATAAACTTGGAGTTTTTGATGTTTCCCATATGGGAGAATTTTGGATTAAAGGACCGAAAGCTTTTGAATTGGTTCAGAAATTAACCACAAATGATGTGGCCGCTTTGATAGACGGAAAAGTACAATATAGTTGTTTCCCCAATGATAAGGGTGGTATTGTAGACGACTTGCTGGTGTATCGTTTCAGTGCTGAAAAATACCTGCTGGTAGTTAATGCTGCTAATATCGAAAAAGACTGGAACTGGGTGGTAAAATACGGCGCAGAACTGGGTATGAAACCGGGCGTCGAACTGGAAAATGCTTCCGACAATATTTGCCAGCTGGCTATCCAGGGGCCTTTGGCATTGAAAGCCATGCAGAAGCTGACCTCGGAAAATGTTGTCGATATGGAGTATTATACTTTTAAAGAAATACCGTTTGCGGGGATCGATAAAGTTATTTTCTCCACGACAGGTTATACCGGTTCTGGTGGTTGTGAAGTTTATGCTTATAATAAAGATGCTGAGAAATTGTGGAATGCCGTTTTCGAAGCCGGAGCGGAATTCGGGATACAACCGATCGGATTGGGTGCCCGCGATACCTTGAGATTGGAAGCCGGTTTCTGTCTCTATGGGCATGAAATCGACGATGATCATTCGCCTATCGAAGCCGGTTTGGGATGGATTACTAAATTCGTGCCCGGAAATGATTTTATCATGCGGGAATACCATGAAAAATTGAAAGCAGATAAACCGACCCGTTATATGAAACCTTTTGAAATCATCGACCGGGGAATTGCACGGCAAGGATATCCTATCGAAGATGCCGAAGGAAATGAAATCGGTGTAGTATGTTCGGGAACGGTATCTCCTTTAACCGGAAAATCTATCGGTACTGGATATGTTAAAAGCGGTTTTCATAAATTAGATAGTGAAATATTTATCCGGGTGAGAAATAAGGCGTTGAAAGCAAAAATTGTAAAAACTCCTTTTTTCTGA
- a CDS encoding response regulator transcription factor, which translates to MKVLVIEDDPSLREIICRSLEKERYVTEEAPDFQTALEKTADYTYDCILLDIMLPDGNGLDLLEELKKENKKENIIIISAKDSLEDKVTGLDLGADDYLPKPFHLAELIARVKSVIRRNHHAGATYIEYGNIRIDPDHFQVFVAGTPIELNRKEYDILLYFIQRPERVINKMTLAESVWGDHIDQVDNFDFIYAQVKNLRKKLTEAGANAEVKAVYGFGYKMSLQAL; encoded by the coding sequence ATGAAAGTTCTTGTTATAGAAGACGATCCGTCATTACGCGAAATTATTTGCCGTAGCCTCGAGAAAGAAAGGTATGTTACGGAGGAAGCTCCTGATTTTCAAACAGCGTTGGAAAAAACGGCCGATTATACTTACGATTGTATTCTGCTCGACATCATGTTACCGGACGGAAACGGGCTGGATCTGCTGGAAGAATTAAAAAAGGAAAATAAGAAAGAAAATATCATCATCATTTCGGCCAAAGATTCACTGGAGGACAAGGTCACCGGCCTGGATCTGGGTGCCGACGACTATTTACCCAAACCTTTCCATCTGGCCGAACTCATTGCCCGGGTCAAAAGTGTTATCCGTAGAAATCATCATGCCGGTGCCACTTATATCGAATACGGTAATATCCGGATCGACCCGGACCATTTCCAGGTATTTGTTGCAGGTACCCCCATCGAACTGAACCGAAAAGAATACGATATACTACTTTATTTTATCCAGCGTCCCGAAAGAGTAATCAATAAAATGACTCTGGCAGAATCGGTATGGGGAGATCACATCGATCAGGTGGATAATTTCGATTTTATTTATGCCCAGGTGAAAAACCTCCGCAAAAAACTGACCGAAGCGGGTGCAAACGCGGAGGTCAAAGCAGTCTATGGTTTTGGATATAAAATGTCACTTCAAGCCCTATGA